In Tenrec ecaudatus isolate mTenEca1 chromosome 4, mTenEca1.hap1, whole genome shotgun sequence, a single window of DNA contains:
- the LOC142446841 gene encoding olfactory receptor 52D1-like — translation MPPVNISRPSSMTFLLLGIPGLEHLHVWIGIPFCSMYVVAVIGNVTILAVVRAERSLHEPMFLFLCMLSITDLVLSTSTIPRMLCLFWFGAHDIAFDACLTQMFFIHSFTALESGFFLAMAIDRYVAICDPLHHSTILTHSRIIIIGIIVVIRGVAFFTPHPILLKQLPYCRTRIIAHTYCEFMAVVKLACMDTGSTKRYSLSMASIIGSSDAILIAVSYAFILRSVFRLPSREASFKALGTCGSHVCVILVFYSTAGFSIFTHRFGKNVPAHIHIFIANMYLLVPPFLNPIVYGVRTKKIRGNVFRALGFKVA, via the coding sequence ATGCCACCTGTGAACATATCCCGCCCCTCGTCTATGACTTTTTTGCTCCTGGGCATCCCAGGACTAGAACACCTTCATGTCTGGATTGGGATCCCCTTCTGTTCCATGTATGTGGTGGCTGTGATAGGAAATgtgaccattctggctgtagtgAGGGCAGAGCGGAGCCTCCATGAACCCATGTTTCTTTTCCTGTGTATGTTGTCTATCACGGACCTGGTCCTGTCTACATCAACCATACCCCGGATGCTTTGTCTCTTCTGGTTTGGAGCCCATGATATTGCCTTTGATGCTTGCCTGACCCAGATGTTCTTTATCCACAGCTTTACTGCCCTGGAATCGGGCTTCTTCCTGGCCATGGCCATTGACCGTTACGTGGCCATCTGTGATCCGTTGCACCATTCCACCATTCTCACCCATTCTCGCATCATCATAATAGGCATAATTGTGGTGATTCGCGGTGTAGCTTTCTTTACCCCACATCCTATTTTGCTCAAGCAACTACCCTACTGTAGAACACGAATCATTGCCCACACCTACTGTGAGTTCATGGCTGTGGTAAAGCTAGCATGCATGGACACGGGATCAACCAAACGTTATAGTCTCAGTATGGCTTCTATAATTGGGTCAAGTGATGCCATTCTCATTGCTGTATCCTATGCCTTCATCCTTCGCTCGGTATTCCGCTTGCCATCCCGAGAAGCCAGCTTTAAGGCTTTGGGCACATGTGGTTCTCATGTCTGTGTCATTCTGGTTTTCTATTCCACAGCTGGTTTTTCCATTTTCACTCACCGGTTTGGGAAAAATGTGCCTGCACACATTCATATTTTTATTGCAAATATGTACCTTTTGGTGCCCCCTTTCCTTAACCCCATTGTGTATGGAGTAAGGACCAAGAAAATACGGGGAAATGTTTTTAGGGCTCTAGGGTTCAAGGTGGCCTGA